The following proteins are co-located in the Siansivirga zeaxanthinifaciens CC-SAMT-1 genome:
- a CDS encoding (Fe-S)-binding protein — protein MKVGLFIPCYINQLYPQVGIATLEVLEKLGVEVDYPMGQTCCGQPLGNSGYESDSIGACQLFVKNFKNYDYIVGPSGSCVYHVKKHFDILEQTDDVKRVRKNTYELCQFIHDVLGITDLGASFPYKVGIHKSCHGLRGLRLGSCSERMDAPYSTEENLLKKVKGLELKTLNRADECCGFGGTFSVFEEAISVKMGKDRVQDHIDSEVEVITGADHSCLMHLEGLINRNKQPLKVMHIAEILNSTL, from the coding sequence ATGAAAGTCGGTTTATTTATACCATGTTATATTAATCAATTGTATCCTCAAGTTGGTATTGCAACTTTAGAAGTTTTAGAGAAATTAGGTGTCGAAGTCGATTACCCAATGGGTCAAACTTGTTGTGGCCAGCCGTTAGGAAATTCAGGTTACGAATCAGATTCTATAGGTGCCTGCCAGTTGTTTGTTAAAAATTTTAAAAATTACGATTATATCGTTGGCCCCTCTGGAAGTTGTGTATATCATGTTAAAAAACATTTTGATATTTTAGAACAAACAGATGATGTAAAACGGGTTCGAAAAAACACTTACGAGCTTTGTCAGTTTATACACGATGTTTTAGGAATAACCGATTTAGGAGCTTCTTTTCCATATAAAGTTGGTATACATAAAAGTTGCCATGGTTTGAGGGGTTTACGTTTGGGGTCTTGTTCCGAGCGAATGGATGCACCTTATTCTACAGAAGAAAATTTACTTAAAAAAGTAAAAGGTTTAGAACTAAAAACATTAAATAGAGCAGATGAATGTTGCGGCTTTGGCGGAACGTTTTCTGTTTTTGAAGAAGCTATTTCTGTAAAGATGGGAAAAGATAGAGTTCAAGATCATATTGATAGTGAAGTTGAGGTGATAACAGGAGCAGATCATTCCTGTTTAATGCATTTAGAAGGTTTAATTAATAGAAATAAGCAGCCGTTAAAGGTGATGCACATAGCA